In Lactobacillus sp. ESL0791, the sequence TTATTAACTGAAAGCTTTTTTATTTTACCAATACATTTGACAGATTGTCCCTTTTTAAAATAGGTCTTTCTACTTGAGGAAGAAAGTTTTTGCCCTTTTTTATTATAAATATAAGCACCATGAGCTAATTTTAAAGTATTAATATTCGAAGTAGCAGCCAATACACTAGATCCATCTTGTATAAGCAGTGGAATACCAGTTAGAATTATAGATAAAAGAACGATAATTTTTTTATTTAATTTCATATAAAATTCACCTCAAAATTTATAATAACATCATCTTAATTATAGTTCATTCATTAACAATAATTTAATTAAATATTATTTTTGTCCTTTTTACAAACATGCGTTTGCATAAAGCGAACATATGTGCTATATTTGCTGCATAATAAAAATATAAGAAAAACAATAGGCGATGTGAAAAAATGATAATTTTAATCTATATTAATTATGAGTGTACTGAAAAGAGAACATAAAAATGAAAGAGTATCCAAAAATTTCACTTCTTACAGAAATAAGTGGTGGGTATGATGTTGTTATTCAAGCGAGTAATATAGCAAACAATAATATTTATGCATTGCAACTTCGTTCTGATCAACAAGATACATATGTAATTAAAGGGTCTAAAACATCAGGAAAAATGAATAAGATGCCAAGATTAGTTTTATCTGGCACTGACAATGATACTGCTGGAGGTATTACTCAAACTTTAAAATATACCGGTAATAATTCATGGTTTATTGGTACCAATCAAAGTGCTAATGGATATGATATAGAAATTGCACAAGTATGCTTTCCCGTGTCAGGCAGAGTAGCATACCATTCACATAAAGAATTACCAAGATTATCGTATCTTAATCGTGCTGGTCAAGAATTCGGTTTAGCATATAACGATAAGAATATAAAACATGTCGAGGCAGCTGTTTCACCTGATTATCAAGAATTACTTATTGCAAGTGTTGATAAAAGCGGTAATGGTTATTTTTCAATTTATGATATGAATGAAGTTAGTTCTGTACTAGATGAGGTAAATGTACCTGGAACAGTAGAAAAGGATGTTATGATTACTGAATTATCATGTAAATATGCTCCTAATTCACCAATGGACACTAGAGAAAAAAGAAATGTTATAGAAATTCCTTGGAATTATCCTATGAACAGTTGGCCTAGCAATCCTGATTCTTGGAAAAAAGCTAATTTTTCCGAAGCATCAATAGATATTTCAGGATATATTTCTGAATTTAAGAGTATTCAAGTCACAGATTATAATATGTACTTAACGGTTTCATATC encodes:
- a CDS encoding helveticin J family class III bacteriocin — its product is MKEYPKISLLTEISGGYDVVIQASNIANNNIYALQLRSDQQDTYVIKGSKTSGKMNKMPRLVLSGTDNDTAGGITQTLKYTGNNSWFIGTNQSANGYDIEIAQVCFPVSGRVAYHSHKELPRLSYLNRAGQEFGLAYNDKNIKHVEAAVSPDYQELLIASVDKSGNGYFSIYDMNEVSSVLDEVNVPGTVEKDVMITELSCKYAPNSPMDTREKRNVIEIPWNYPMNSWPSNPDSWKKANFSEASIDISGYISEFKSIQVTDYNMYLTVSYHNKLTNLKADKHRIYKIEWN